A single window of Opisthocomus hoazin isolate bOpiHoa1 chromosome 5, bOpiHoa1.hap1, whole genome shotgun sequence DNA harbors:
- the TMEM165 gene encoding putative divalent cation/proton antiporter TMEM165 — translation MGSPPPSPPLPRAAALLLAASLLLLAAPAGLRAAPEEETGRKKEPPPPPAAQGAEARAEKGSSPAAPVHLVNDESADKTNLGFIHAFVAAISVIIVSELGDKTFFIAAIMAMRYNRLTVLAGAMLALGLMTCLSVLFGYATTVIPRVYTYYVSTALFAIFGIRMLREGLKMSPDEGQEELEEVQAEIKKKDEELQRTKLLNGPGDVESGPGTTIPQKKWLHFISPIFIQAFTLTFLAEWGDRSQLTTIVLAAREDPYGVAVGGTVGHCLCTGLAVIGGRMIAQKISVRTVTIIGGIVFLAFAFSALFISPDSGF, via the exons ATGGGttcgccgccgccgtccccgccgctcccccgggccgccgcgctgctgctggcggcttcgctgctgctgctggcggcccCGGCGGGTTTGCGGGCCGCTCCGGAGGAGGAGACCGGCAGGAAgaaggagccgccgccgccgccggccgcgcaGGGAGCCGAAGCGCGGGCTGAG AAGGGCTCCTCGCCGGCTGCTCCAGTTCACCTCGTCAATGATGAGTCGGCTGACAAGACTAATTTGGGCTTTATTCATGCGTTTGTGGCTGCTATATCGGTCATCATCGTGTCAGAACTGGGGGACAAGACCTTCTTCATTGCAGCCATCATGGCAATGCGGTACAACCGTTTGACTGTACTGGCTGGTGCTATGCTTGCCTTGGGACTGATGACGTGTTTATCAG ttttgtttggcTATGCCACCACAGTTATTCCTCGTGTATACACATACTATGTGTCAACAGCACTGTTTGCAATTTTTGGCATCCGAATGCTTCGGGAAGGTTTGAAAATGAGTCCAGATGAGGGTCAGGAAGAGCTGGAGGAAGttcaagcagaaattaaaaaaaaagatgaggaa CTTCAGAGAACTAAACTGTTAAATGGGCCAGGAGACGTGGAGTCAGGGCCAGGCACCACTATACCTCAGAAGAAATGGCTGCATTTTATTTCTCCGATCTTCATTCAAGCTTTTACTTTAACGTTTTTAGCAGAATGGGGTGATCGTTCCCAATTAACAACCATAGTCTTGGCCGCCAGAGAG gaccCCTATGGTGTGGCAGTGGGAGGGACGGTGGGACACTGCCTGTGCACTGGCTTAGCAGTCATTGGAGGGCGAATGATAGCACAAAAAATTTCTGTTAGGACTG tgacaATCATAGGAGGCATTGTCTTCTtagcatttgcattttctgcactATTTATAAGTCCAGACTCTggtttttaa